A window of the Nocardia sp. NBC_01329 genome harbors these coding sequences:
- the pabB gene encoding aminodeoxychorismate synthase component I, translated as MTLQHRVLEWAVDTEAAFLRLYGTSATAFWLDSEHVEPGLDRFSFLGDAAGPLAEVVRYRVGSGTVTVRTGDGRVREEPGTILDYLAEALRTRYVPLPEALPFDFAGGYVGYLGYEVKADCGGSATHRAPAPDAQWLFADRVVVVDHLAGRTHLLALAGKSVSDPAEESGGDMTGESAGSWLHTTAAILETLPAWSNPPPIGGTPDTTGLEKHLVRGRTRYLRDIADCQSALRSGESYEITLTDQLTFPAVTSGLDVYRMLRRANPAPYSAYLRFDELEIACSSPERFLKIDRNRVVETKPIKGTARRDPDPIVDERLRRALTEDPKTRAENVMIVDLLRNDLGRVCEIGSVRVHELLATETYSTLHQLVSTVRGTLRADTGVIDCLRACFPGGSMTGAPKIRTMQIIDALETRARGVYSGTIGFLGLGGTADLNIVIRTAVRYAGNWQIGAGGAIVLDSVAAAEYEEMLLKAAAVYRALAMEPAGAAARVLEVPAAG; from the coding sequence ATGACCCTCCAGCACCGCGTACTCGAGTGGGCCGTGGACACCGAAGCGGCCTTCCTGCGGCTGTACGGCACCTCGGCGACCGCGTTCTGGCTCGACAGCGAGCATGTGGAACCGGGGCTGGATCGGTTCTCCTTCCTCGGCGACGCCGCCGGGCCGCTGGCCGAGGTGGTGCGCTACCGGGTCGGCAGCGGCACGGTCACCGTACGCACCGGCGACGGACGGGTCCGCGAAGAACCGGGCACGATCCTGGACTATCTGGCCGAAGCTCTGCGAACGCGGTACGTCCCGCTACCGGAGGCCCTGCCCTTCGATTTCGCGGGCGGCTACGTCGGATACCTGGGCTACGAGGTCAAAGCGGACTGCGGCGGGTCCGCCACGCACCGGGCCCCCGCTCCCGACGCCCAGTGGCTCTTCGCCGACCGGGTGGTGGTGGTCGATCATCTGGCCGGACGCACACATCTGCTGGCGCTGGCCGGGAAATCCGTGAGCGACCCGGCTGAAGAATCCGGCGGTGACATGACCGGCGAATCCGCCGGCTCCTGGCTGCACACCACCGCGGCGATCCTGGAAACACTGCCCGCCTGGTCGAACCCGCCCCCGATCGGCGGAACACCGGACACCACCGGTCTCGAGAAACATCTGGTGCGCGGACGGACCCGCTATCTGCGCGATATCGCCGACTGCCAGAGCGCGCTACGGTCCGGCGAATCCTACGAGATCACCCTCACCGATCAGCTCACCTTTCCCGCCGTCACGAGCGGACTCGACGTCTACCGGATGCTGCGCCGGGCCAACCCCGCCCCCTATTCGGCCTACCTGCGGTTCGACGAACTCGAGATCGCCTGCTCCTCCCCCGAACGTTTCCTGAAGATCGACCGGAACCGCGTCGTCGAGACGAAACCGATCAAGGGCACCGCTCGCCGCGACCCCGATCCGATCGTCGACGAGCGGCTGCGCCGGGCACTGACCGAGGACCCGAAGACCCGGGCCGAGAACGTGATGATCGTGGACCTGCTGCGCAACGATCTGGGCCGGGTCTGCGAGATCGGCAGTGTCCGGGTGCACGAACTGCTGGCCACCGAAACGTATTCGACGCTGCACCAGCTGGTCTCGACCGTCCGTGGCACGCTGCGCGCGGATACCGGCGTGATCGACTGTCTGCGCGCCTGCTTCCCCGGAGGCTCCATGACGGGGGCGCCGAAGATCCGCACCATGCAGATCATCGACGCGCTCGAGACCCGGGCGCGTGGGGTGTACTCGGGGACGATCGGCTTCCTGGGGCTCGGCGGCACCGCCGATCTCAATATCGTCATCCGGACCGCCGTGCGCTACGCCGGGAACTGGCAGATCGGCGCGGGCGGGGCGATCGTGCTGGATTCGGTGGCCGCGGCCGAGTACGAGGAGATGCTGCTCAAGGCCGCCGCGGTGTACCGGGCGCTGGCCATGGAACCGGCCGGTGCGGCCGCACGGGTCCTGGAGGTCCCGGCGGCAGGCTGA